From Meles meles chromosome 5, mMelMel3.1 paternal haplotype, whole genome shotgun sequence, one genomic window encodes:
- the FAM162B gene encoding protein FAM162B isoform X1 produces MLAAVGGLRGLRLGRIFRWAPGAHGEAAPRPIAPLQPRGLPRYCNGRGASGSEPQGPAGKVHRVPAEYKPSQFDKKILVWTGRFKAMEDIPPRIPPEMIDAARNKARVKACYIMIGLTIIACFAVIVSAKRAAERHESLTSWNLAKKAKWREEAALAAQAKAK; encoded by the exons ATGCTCGCGGCTGTCGGGGGCCTCCGGGGCCTCCGCCTGGGGCGCATCTTCCGCTGGGCCCCGGGAGCGCACGGAGAAGCAGCGCCGCGGCCCATCGCGCCCCTGCAGCCTCGGGGTCTGCCCCGCTACTGCAACGGCCGGGGCGCCAGCGGCTCTGAGCCCCAGGGTCCAG CAGGAAAGGTCCACCGGGTCCCCGCCGAGTACAAACCTTCGCAATTCGATAAGAAAATCCTGGTGTGGACCGGGCGTTTCAAAGCGATGGAGGACATCCCGCCACGGATCCC GCCAGAAATGATAGATGCTGCAAGAAACAAGGCTCGAGTGAAAGCTTGTTACATAATGATTGGACTCACCATTATTGCCTGTTTTGCGGTGATCGTCTCAGCCAAAAGG gcAGCAGAACGACATGAATCCTTAACAAGTTGGAACCTGGCGAAGAAAGCTAAGTGGCGTGAAGAAGCTGCACTGGCCGCACAGGCTAAGGCCAAATGA
- the FAM162B gene encoding protein FAM162B isoform X2 has protein sequence MLAAVGGLRGLRLGRIFRWAPGAHGEAAPRPIAPLQPRGLPRYCNGRGASGSEPQGPGKVHRVPAEYKPSQFDKKILVWTGRFKAMEDIPPRIPPEMIDAARNKARVKACYIMIGLTIIACFAVIVSAKRAAERHESLTSWNLAKKAKWREEAALAAQAKAK, from the exons ATGCTCGCGGCTGTCGGGGGCCTCCGGGGCCTCCGCCTGGGGCGCATCTTCCGCTGGGCCCCGGGAGCGCACGGAGAAGCAGCGCCGCGGCCCATCGCGCCCCTGCAGCCTCGGGGTCTGCCCCGCTACTGCAACGGCCGGGGCGCCAGCGGCTCTGAGCCCCAGGGTCCAG GAAAGGTCCACCGGGTCCCCGCCGAGTACAAACCTTCGCAATTCGATAAGAAAATCCTGGTGTGGACCGGGCGTTTCAAAGCGATGGAGGACATCCCGCCACGGATCCC GCCAGAAATGATAGATGCTGCAAGAAACAAGGCTCGAGTGAAAGCTTGTTACATAATGATTGGACTCACCATTATTGCCTGTTTTGCGGTGATCGTCTCAGCCAAAAGG gcAGCAGAACGACATGAATCCTTAACAAGTTGGAACCTGGCGAAGAAAGCTAAGTGGCGTGAAGAAGCTGCACTGGCCGCACAGGCTAAGGCCAAATGA